In Phlebotomus papatasi isolate M1 chromosome 1, Ppap_2.1, whole genome shotgun sequence, the following proteins share a genomic window:
- the LOC129799390 gene encoding protein YIPF5 homolog: MANFQEDQYWGSQNTQYNTYDVNTGFMDQSQQLDFQSFDNSQYNQGSYPPPYAQQQPNIFTPEPLDNLGFSGQGSTSTNEFDEPPLLEELEIYPERIWEKSLVVLNPFHARGLTNNAEYFFKETDLAGPIAFCLTLAACLFVSGKGAHFGYIYGLCIMSVLVMYILISLMCNSTENFVTLTAVASILGYSILPIVWLSILGIVVSLNSMLGMILATCAIILATVGASKIFCLMTGDVNQRYLIAYPCALVYVIFSLLVLF; this comes from the exons ATGGCTAATTTCCAGGAGGATCAGTACTGGGGATCCCAGAATACACAATACAACACATACGATGTCAACACGGGATTTATGGATCAGTCTCAACAATTAG ATTTTCAGTCCTTTGACAATTCTCAGTACAATCAGGGATCCTACCCACCACCCTATGCTCAGCAACAACCGAACATTTTCACCCCAGAACCACTGGACAATCTGGGATTCAGTGGGCAAGGTTCCACGTCTACCAATGAATTTGACGAGCCTCCACTGCTCGAGGAGCTGGAGATATACCCAGAGAGAATCTGGGAAAAGAGTCTAGTGGTTCTGAATCCTTTCCATGCCCGAGGATTGACCAACAATGCTGAGTACTTCTTCAAAGAAACCGATCTGGCAGGTCCTATTGCTTTTTGTCTGACTTTAGCTGCCTGTTTATTCGTTTCCGGGAAAGGAGCACACTTTGGCTACATCTACGGGCTCTGCATCATGTCAGTCCTGGTTATGTACATCCTCATCTCGCTCATGTGTAATTCAACGGAGAACTTTGTGACTCTGACGGCTGTTGCGAGTATTCTAGGCTACAGTATCCTCCCAATCGTCTGGCTATCAATACTAGGCATTGTTGTGTCCCTGAATAGTATGCTAGGAATGATTTTGGCTACTTGTGCTATCATCCTGGCCACCGTGGGAGCGAGCAAAATCTTCTGTCTCATGACCGGTGATGTCAATCAACGATATCTCATTGCATATCCATGTGCTCTAGTTTATGTCATCTTCTCTCTGCTTGTACTGTTCTAG